The following are encoded together in the Thermococcus sibiricus MM 739 genome:
- the ndk gene encoding nucleoside-diphosphate kinase, whose product MNKVERTLVIIKPDAVVRGLIGKIISRFEKKGLKIIGMKMIHIDRELAEKHYEEHKGKPFFEPLIDYITKAPSVVMVLEGRCAIGVVRKMCGATDPKDAEPGTIRGDYGLDVGDAIYNVIHASDSEETAKREIALYFKDEELLEYFKAAEWFYHSH is encoded by the coding sequence ATGAACAAGGTGGAGAGAACGCTGGTAATCATAAAGCCTGATGCTGTTGTTAGAGGTCTTATAGGCAAAATTATAAGCAGATTCGAGAAGAAGGGCCTTAAAATCATCGGAATGAAGATGATCCACATTGATAGAGAATTAGCTGAGAAGCACTATGAGGAACACAAGGGAAAGCCCTTCTTTGAGCCTTTGATAGATTACATAACAAAAGCTCCAAGTGTGGTAATGGTTCTTGAGGGGAGGTGTGCTATAGGCGTCGTTAGGAAGATGTGCGGTGCAACCGATCCAAAAGATGCAGAACCGGGGACTATAAGAGGTGACTACGGTCTTGATGTGGGAGATGCAATATATAACGTTATCCATGCCTCCGATAGTGAAGAAACCGCAAAGAGGGAAATAGCACTCTATTTCAAGGACGAAGAGCTCTTAGAATACTTTAAGGCAGCTGAATGGTTCTATCACTCTCATTGA
- a CDS encoding COG2426 family protein yields MDGMLEVFLLSLLPTFEGRYAIVYGIGRGYPISSTLIMASIGVVLLSLTLPLLLPLIDWVMLKLENTFLGDVARLYLKYVERVRKKAHPYVEKWGFLGLVVFVAIPLPGTGVWTGSLAAYIFGIKKRKTILALIIGGLLSIMITLLPSLGLVKII; encoded by the coding sequence ATGGATGGAATGCTCGAAGTATTTTTGCTCTCACTCCTCCCAACCTTTGAGGGGAGGTATGCTATAGTCTATGGTATCGGCAGGGGGTATCCTATCTCCAGCACTTTGATTATGGCATCGATTGGAGTGGTCCTCCTTTCCCTGACTTTACCTCTTCTCTTACCTCTGATAGACTGGGTAATGCTCAAGCTTGAAAACACTTTTCTGGGGGATGTCGCCCGTCTCTATTTGAAATATGTTGAAAGGGTGAGAAAGAAAGCGCATCCGTATGTGGAGAAGTGGGGGTTTTTGGGCCTTGTAGTGTTTGTTGCAATTCCTCTTCCGGGAACGGGGGTATGGACCGGAAGCTTAGCCGCATATATCTTTGGGATAAAAAAAAGAAAGACAATTCTCGCTTTGATTATTGGGGGGCTCTTGAGTATTATGATAACTCTACTTCCAAGTTTAGGCTTGGTAAAAATAATTTAA
- a CDS encoding C69 family dipeptidase, which translates to MCDILVATPKVTRDNTMLFAKNSDRDPNEAQILEVIPRQKHEEESVKLTYVEFPQVKETYAVILSRPWWIWGAEMGVNEFNLAIGNTAVFTKEKIPERGILGMDMIRLALERTKTAKEAMEFIINIIESYGQGGNGSYEHKMLYSNSFIVADPKEAWVLETAGKNWVAKKVESVYSISNALTIEDDWDLVSESVERLAKKSDFSFARHFSDWFYTHFAHGRDRRAFTYRKLEENEGEITLEYMMEILRSHSSEPYSLEKGSMKDICMHYGGLTRPSQTASSQISELGKGMHWFTGTSLPCLSIFKPIFFETPLELGERPTNKYNPKSYWWCMERFHRVFQTNYREYIREFSKQRDDLQREIIERARGLQEKKELVKWAFEVEKEFVEKWENLIVPGRLPFLYGMKWKKVNESARLG; encoded by the coding sequence ATGTGTGATATTCTTGTTGCGACCCCCAAAGTGACTAGAGATAATACAATGCTGTTTGCTAAGAACAGTGACAGAGATCCAAATGAGGCTCAGATTCTTGAGGTTATTCCAAGACAAAAACACGAAGAGGAGAGTGTTAAATTAACGTATGTTGAGTTTCCTCAAGTTAAGGAAACCTATGCGGTAATTCTCTCGCGTCCTTGGTGGATCTGGGGAGCTGAAATGGGCGTTAACGAATTTAATCTTGCCATTGGGAACACAGCGGTTTTCACTAAAGAAAAAATCCCGGAGAGAGGTATATTGGGGATGGACATGATAAGACTTGCCTTGGAAAGAACAAAGACTGCAAAGGAAGCTATGGAATTCATAATTAATATAATCGAAAGTTATGGCCAAGGAGGAAATGGGAGTTATGAGCACAAAATGCTTTACAGCAACTCATTTATAGTTGCAGATCCAAAAGAGGCTTGGGTTTTAGAAACAGCAGGTAAAAACTGGGTTGCAAAGAAAGTTGAGAGCGTATACTCTATTTCAAATGCTCTAACTATTGAAGACGATTGGGATTTAGTCTCGGAGAGTGTTGAGAGGTTAGCTAAAAAATCAGATTTTAGCTTTGCAAGGCATTTTTCTGATTGGTTCTACACCCATTTTGCTCACGGAAGAGACAGGAGAGCTTTTACCTACCGGAAGCTTGAGGAGAATGAGGGAGAGATAACACTTGAATACATGATGGAAATCTTAAGATCTCATAGTTCTGAGCCTTATTCCCTAGAAAAAGGCTCCATGAAAGATATATGCATGCACTACGGTGGATTAACAAGACCCTCACAAACAGCATCTTCTCAAATATCGGAGCTTGGAAAAGGCATGCATTGGTTTACCGGAACTTCACTTCCATGTTTGAGCATCTTTAAGCCGATATTTTTTGAGACACCTCTCGAGTTAGGAGAAAGACCCACAAACAAATACAACCCAAAAAGTTACTGGTGGTGCATGGAGAGATTTCACAGAGTTTTCCAGACAAACTATAGGGAATACATAAGAGAGTTCTCAAAACAAAGAGATGATCTCCAGAGGGAGATAATAGAGAGAGCTAGAGGACTGCAAGAGAAGAAAGAGTTAGTAAAATGGGCCTTTGAAGTGGAAAAAGAGTTCGTGGAGAAATGGGAGAATTTAATTGTTCCTGGCAGGTTACCTTTCTTGTACGGTATGAAATGGAAAAAAGTTAATGAGAGTGCACGATTGGGATAA
- a CDS encoding glutamate--tRNA ligase, with protein MEIRETILKYALINAIQHDGKASPKAVIGKILGENPELRPKAKEVIPAVNEIVKEVNSMSMDEQEAKLREIYPKFFEEQKGKKEEKKGLPPLPKAEKGKVVTRFAPNPDGAFHLGNARAAILSHEYARIYDGKFILRFDDTDPKVKRPEPIFYDWIIEDLKWLGFQIDEIHHASDRLEIYYSYAEKLLEMGKAYVCTCNPAEYKKLRDEGKPCPHRELPPEVQLKEWKKMLSGEYKEGEAVVRIKTDLRHPNPAVRDWPALRIIDDPNHPRTGNKYRVWPLYNFASAVDDHELGVTHIFRGQEHAENETRQRYMYDYLGWEYPETVHHGRLSIEGVILSKSKTRKGVEEGKYLGWDDPRLGTIRALRRRGIQPEAIKELIIEVGLKKSDTTISWDNLAAINRRLIEPIANRYFFVADPIPMEIRGYNEEFIAEVPLHPDHLERGVRKLKFTPEKPVYVSRDDLELLKSSEYVRLKDLFNVKILEVSEERIAAEFDSIEYEKARENRWRMIHWVPEGKPCEVLVPEGDELIVKNGLLEMDANLKVNDIVQFERFGFVRIDNIEGEKVTAIFAHK; from the coding sequence ATGGAGATAAGGGAGACTATACTCAAATATGCGCTCATCAATGCTATCCAGCACGATGGAAAAGCGAGTCCCAAGGCCGTGATAGGGAAAATCCTTGGTGAGAATCCGGAGCTTAGACCAAAGGCTAAGGAAGTTATACCCGCCGTTAATGAAATTGTCAAAGAGGTTAATTCTATGAGTATGGATGAACAGGAAGCAAAGCTTAGAGAGATATATCCCAAGTTTTTTGAAGAGCAAAAAGGGAAAAAAGAAGAAAAGAAGGGCCTCCCACCACTACCCAAAGCTGAGAAAGGAAAAGTCGTTACAAGGTTTGCTCCAAACCCTGATGGGGCCTTCCACCTTGGGAATGCTAGGGCTGCTATTTTAAGCCATGAGTATGCGAGGATATACGATGGGAAATTCATTTTGAGATTCGATGACACAGATCCAAAGGTCAAAAGACCTGAACCGATATTCTACGACTGGATTATTGAGGACTTAAAATGGCTTGGCTTTCAAATAGACGAGATCCACCACGCAAGCGACAGGTTGGAGATTTATTATTCCTATGCAGAAAAACTGCTCGAGATGGGAAAGGCCTACGTGTGCACTTGTAATCCTGCAGAGTACAAAAAACTCAGAGATGAAGGAAAACCCTGCCCCCACAGAGAGCTTCCACCAGAAGTTCAGCTCAAAGAATGGAAGAAAATGCTTAGCGGCGAATACAAAGAGGGGGAAGCAGTTGTTAGGATTAAAACTGATTTAAGGCATCCAAATCCAGCGGTAAGAGACTGGCCCGCTCTTAGAATAATAGATGACCCAAACCATCCAAGAACCGGCAACAAATACCGTGTATGGCCCTTATATAACTTCGCCTCAGCTGTAGATGATCATGAACTTGGAGTGACTCATATATTCCGAGGCCAAGAGCATGCAGAGAATGAAACAAGACAACGCTACATGTACGACTACCTTGGATGGGAATACCCCGAAACAGTGCATCACGGAAGGTTGAGCATTGAAGGAGTTATACTAAGTAAATCCAAGACAAGAAAAGGTGTTGAAGAAGGCAAATACCTCGGCTGGGATGATCCAAGACTTGGAACAATTAGAGCACTGAGAAGAAGAGGAATTCAACCAGAGGCTATAAAAGAGCTCATAATTGAAGTTGGTCTTAAGAAGAGCGACACAACCATAAGCTGGGATAACTTAGCAGCGATAAATAGAAGACTAATTGAACCTATTGCAAACAGATACTTCTTTGTTGCCGACCCAATACCAATGGAGATTAGAGGTTACAATGAAGAGTTCATAGCAGAAGTACCTCTCCATCCCGATCATCTTGAAAGAGGTGTTAGAAAGCTTAAATTCACTCCTGAAAAACCAGTGTATGTATCAAGAGACGATCTCGAACTCCTAAAGAGCAGCGAATATGTTAGACTTAAGGATCTCTTCAATGTAAAAATCCTAGAAGTTAGTGAAGAGAGAATTGCGGCCGAATTCGATAGCATTGAATATGAAAAGGCCAGAGAAAACAGGTGGAGAATGATACACTGGGTTCCAGAAGGAAAGCCATGTGAGGTCTTAGTACCAGAAGGGGACGAACTTATTGTGAAAAACGGCCTTCTTGAAATGGATGCAAACCTAAAAGTCAATGACATCGTACAATTTGAGCGCTTTGGCTTTGTGAGAATAGATAATATAGAAGGAGAAAAAGTAACAGCAATCTTTGCTCATAAGTGA